The segment TAACACAGGGATGACAATTTACTTGATCAAGACATCGACTCATGAATATCGTAAGATTTACACCAACCAATGGGGCGTGTCCATGGAGTGatagacttaaaagactttCTGTCTGCCCTCTATTCTCAGTGGTACCTGACATTTAGTAGGCAAGTAAAAGAAGtcggtcgttgtgttggccacataacacccttgttaaccacagaaacaggtggCATATCGTATATCTTAAGTCAATGAAACATACTTAGAAACTTACATCTACAACATTCTATTCTACAGGGACATGTCCGTCACATGGATGCCTGAGACAAAACGTGAAACACTGAGGCACATATCAAGTCCAAAGGTCTTGTCAATATTGGTACCACCAATGGATCTAAGACTCATTTCAGTTTTAATACAAAATTTCGTAAAAGGAAGAGTTTCATTAAACACTCATATTTAACAGGCCAACTAAAAGTTATAAATATTGTCATGACAGGAAAAGGAACAGgctaaatgaaacatttaactATGGGTCTTAACTTGTGTCTACACAGAATAATGGATCttgcatagatctagatctcgatTATAATATaggcatatagatctatagcctACTTCTGAAAGTCAAATCAGAGAAGGCGCTGGGTAAAAATAGGTTGGGAGCAGAGTGGCCACTCAGAGGTCATGTTGACTTTTAGCTGTGATACGATTAGATCTCAATatctagatgtaggcctacatgaataAATCTATTAAGTTATTGTTTTATAGATCGAGATGTTTCCTGGTGCCTATAATTTGTATAATAAATGTACACTTCGTAAATATAATTAGGCCCCTAATTAAAATTTAGAatagagatctagactagatcaaaTTACGCCAATGTAGTTACGTTGTTTCGCAGtgtatagattctatctagatctagatgtctctATAttccatattttattttagaactgTACTAGTGTGATTCAGCAAAATAGTATTTTTCTttgactaaattaaaaaaaacaaaaacaaattagagTCCTAGATTAGTATCTTCGGCTCTCTGTCTCAATCAGATCTAGACATTGttattagattagatctacatctatgtcTAGATGTAAATTCATTAGATTCCAGAGTCTAGATCTTGTTTAaatagatttatctagatctagatttgtttaaattctTATCTatctaattagatctaatttaagaTATAAAATTAATGAAACAGTAGCTTTCGAGTGGATCTACATTATAGGCCTAGTAGacctatatttagatttatgttcaagacagttctagatctagaactagcttattaaacctagatctatctattcttTTTAACTTACCCATAGACGTCCTCGAATTCTAGAATGCTGCATTCTGGGAAGCCATGCATGTATTGTTTGCAGAATTCAAAGAGTTGTCCATGGCTGTCACATTTGGCATGTACAAAGATGTCGCCGTCAGTTGATGGCATCTCACCATTTTTCCCCTTCCTGTGTCTGTAGCAGAAGTTCTTGCAGCCGCTTCCCATAACCTGAGCCCAAAGATTCGGCCCGAAACCTACACCGGCAACAATATCCTCATTACAGCCGCAAGGATTTCTGGCAGCTTCAATAGCTTCATCTATGCGAACTGCTGAACAGGCAACTGCGTTGGGGTCAGCTCCTGGCTCAAGGGTGATCCAGAGGTACAGACTGTATGTCTTCATCGGAGAAGTAATGTTGCACTGGTATTCGCAACATGGCTTCTTCTTCTGGGCGCAGGGCTTGCTTACTTTGATCTTGCAAGGTCCACCGGATTCACCGGCGGCAGCGCTAACCACGAAAGCATTAAGTACATTTTTCAAGTACTGGTTTAGCgtgtctttgttgttgttgagatACACAGCGGCGCCGACTCCCACTCCACAAATGCCAAATCCGACGGCGGCTTTCTGAAAGTAGGCCGCGTTCGGTTGTGATCTCAGCTTTCCAAGAATGGTCTTGGAAGAAAACGAGCGAATGtcatttaaaagagaaaaattgcTTCTTACCAAACCTGAGCCACGATAAGcagttctaaaaataaaagccATTGTCGAAATTTAATGTATAAAGATATCAAAAGAGCTTAGATCCAACAGTTTATAAATCTACCTACCAGCTGAAATTTGCTGCACATTAGCGCTAAAAGATTAGTGGCTGTTGTCTATTCTGTGACGtaatttgtttccaagagacGCGTTTCCTTAGCCCTCTAGCTAGGCTAAAGAACCACACAACTAGGAACATTTCCAATGACGTCATAGCTTTGTGCTGTTTCAtaagcaagtaaaaaaaaaattaaatatgcctcaattttattaagaaaaaaagagattcaCAGCTGATGTCAAATTGTGCAATAGAATTTAAGGATAAAAACACTCCGCGAACTGGGTATTGTATCAAGAGAACTAAGTTTAATTAGGGTGGTAGCGTAAACATATTGTTTTCCTGAGTTTTAAAACTCCTTTcgattgttgaaaaaaaaaaaagaggtcagCTTAAGCCTACCCTCGCGATTTTACATGCCaaagtgtgtgtttgtataagtggATGAATTCTGATGTAACATTTGCGTAAGACTGATGCAAAGGAGTGAATAAAAGTGTGTTTGAGAAAGATGGGCGGAACGTGTGCTAAAACTAAGAACAGCGTGTATTGATTGTAGTTTACTTTAGTttttgctgatttttttttttatcgatctTCAAGGAGGACGGACGCCCCTCGCAAGTGTTTTAAttatcaactcaggcgccatttcgccctcactgggaTAGAGGAAAGTATGTGGAAGTAGaaggcctctgaaagagacagttgtaGAGCTCTCACgaaggacacacatttgagctTCAGAGAAAAGCCGTTGAAGAAGTCAGGCGCAGaagtaaagaaaacttaaatagaccccggCAGACAagggctttgtctgcatcagatgtggaaaatatgcaggtggcaactgggtttgcgttgtcatgtgaaacactgcactcatccttaatcttcggaatcaaagacctTGCCATTATTAATATTGTAGTTTTTGAAGTGACTTGAAatctactagatttaaataaaaatcttgGGCCTTTGCCTTGTTGTATCACTCAACACTAAGTCTCCCACTTACCGTGTacgatacaaaaagaaaatgtaacctTATCTGATTTAATTGAAGCCTAGGACAATTAAGCCATTTTCAAGATCGAAACCGCAGCgtttaaatttaccaaaaataatttttattcgCAATTATTATTTAGCATGAATTTGACAGTCGACTTTTTAATGCCTAATGTGCAAAACTATAATTCCTTTCGCTAAAGCTCTTATGCACACTTTTTTGGTGCGTAACTTTCCTTCCATTTTGTTATTAATGCCTATTTCTTCACAGATCTACCATCTAGATCTTGAATGTTTAATGATCCAGGCGTAGATAGTTGTCAGAGTGACTGTGAGGGATTATCCTTAGATCATTGTGgttatcaaatgtgtttttacatctGCATgaaagcgtgtgtgtgtgtagaacaACTTTAAAACGactaaaacactgaaccatattcctcaaatacaaaaacaaaatttaataaaatactcagaaagacacaaaaataaaatgggttgcctgagccagccaggaaaaccagtgacttggcagaatttaagtcattggttaatatgcatgactgaatgcatgacgcgtaggacgtaatcatcttcttttttgaagtaacgtctgtattctataagataagactagATGTAGAAATGCAATTAGTACTCTATTTTAAGGGCCTATTAAAAGTGTGACTGTCtgtacctgtttttttttcggggggggggggggggtatagaaCGGTTTGTGAAGATGGATTATTCCCTATATGGTGCCActgtggatctagatctatgactgacaaaataaaaatgaaaagaatggACTAAGTTGCGAATATTGTAATATCAAGTATTGGGCAAAGACCCCATGTATATTAAATCCAAATCAAGCTATGGGCAACcaccccatatatatatatatatatatatatatatatatatatatatatatatatatatatatatatatatatatatatatatatatatatatatatattaaagggTTAATATATTTAGTGTATCTTACGATTGACATAGATTTAATTAGCCCACAGGCGCCTATTAAGTTCAAGGGGTTTCCTATGCATATTGTAGAATAAATGTTTATgtaatgatctaattaatactAATAGTTCTCACAAAAAATCCATTTAATTGGGCCCCGCAAATCGTAAGCCGGCTCTGAGCTTTAGCATGTATGAATGTAAGCTTGGCGGCTTGACTGTTATGAGAACTTTGTATACAGTTCCGTCTGAAGTTAATGACTGGTCTCTACAATCTCAATATGGCGGGACTTGTGTCTGGCCAGCCAGTCATAATTATTTCCCGTCGCATTGAAAGTTCTTCGCTTGTTTAGTCTTGAATTTCACTGTATCATAATATGCCTAAATTGGAGGGTTTGCACAAAGTTGTTTCAATTCTTCGAAACTCTTgttcatgattccattgaaattctacttcatcttttagaagctttcgtattggagcatctgcttgacttagattaggaataaactttgctaggtactgaattaaacctagaaatcttctgattccatctttATCTTGAGGAGCTGCGTGTAATAATGGATTTATCTTTGCTGGATCAggttctaaacctttctctAACCTTTGACCCATGTAaggtactctgttttgccttatctTGCACTTGTCATAATTCACCTTAAGATTGTACTCCGttgctctttgcatgacttgtttAAAAATGAGGTCATAATGCTTAATATCTCTACCAGTTACTAGAATGTCGTTTATGATGCCATATGCTCCTTCAATACCTTGAAGCATTTCAGACATAATTTCCTGATACATTCCCAAAGGTAACAgtaaccatctatatcttcccagaggtgtgttgaaagttgtgagaaagGATTCTCTTTAAAGCATGATTTGCATAAATCCCGACTTAACATCGAGGGAGCCTCGCAAGCATTCATCTaattgggccccgcaattcgtaaggccggccctgacacCACCTTATTGTGATCGTCTGCTATTTCTGAATGCTTAACTACCAAAACTTTATTActgcattaaatataaattttctaTTAAATATCAATTTCTATTGGTCAAACTAAGACACTGCAAAAGGAATTTTTGAAAAATCCATATAGTAACGATTCTGTGAGATGTACACTGGCAGTGTACGTAGCAGGAAGTGGCCCCGTGAGgaacattatataaaaaaagtaatattttttttttacaatctttaAGTGAAAACAGATTAGttaataacattgaaaaaaacacaaataagcattttaatgcaaaaaaaaagtatattttaatgctttttttactaaaaaattataacaatatagtaaaaaaatagtCATCAAATGTACATTATATGGTACTAACCAGTACTatccagatatattttttacaacaacaaataataatacaatagtgAGATATTCAAAGATCATGTCCATAAGCAAAGACTTTAATATTTGAAGTGCGGTTGAACCAAACATACTTTATATGTTCGTATATATGCTTATCAGTTATGTAATAATcataaattccatttttttttcgaattctTTTCTTTGGGTCGCAGTCATAGTTTTGGCATTTTCAAGTTTGTTAGCTTTGATAAAGTCTATAGACTCAATTCCCCTGTGATATTAGCTCTGCTAATTAGCTATACTAAATTGTgactaaattgtaaaaataagtatacataataaataacgGTGTCATAGAGGTAAACATATTATGTTATGATATAACACAAGGACCTAATAACAAATTATAAGATTCTAATGTCATTGAAACTCAATCATGCTTTTGtctaattcatttatttactattagatatCAGGTTCTTATCTTGATTCTTAATGATGACATTGTGAACTGTTAATATTTACTTGAGaccctaaaaaaatattatattataaatatctataattattattataatttctttttcacaTAACCATACATCAATAGGATTATAATTTGGTAATGggacaaatatttttctaagtagTTAGTTAAAATACTATAGCCTAGGAGAACTGCatgaagtaaaataaaacaaaacaaaagaaaatatataaaaggaattattatattattgtttatatgttttcaaaaaataacCTTATAATCATCATTATTAGTTCTATAATATGCAATTATAATGGCACTCATTATGTATAGCAATAATATATGATAATATtggttaaaacaaacaaatctatgTTCTAAATAAAGTCTTGATTTATTTCGATTCATATATCAGTCATTGATTCCTACAGTGGCATATCCTGCCATGTACACTGGGAGTGTAcgttacaaaaaattaaaatttaaaaagaccatgctataaatgttaaatctattaattaattataatactagAATACTTTATGTTTCTAAATCAAgtagttttatttgaaaatatttatataaatgtgttattacttacattttccgaacaggtttcattttttttcaatttttgacaATGTTGTCACTTTCAAgcgcaataaaataataaaacgcaATTGTAAAAGTCAAACAGCACGTGGCGAAATGTAGACAAACATGTCCTTaaacgaaaacaaaagaaaaaatagaaaaaactttaatagttttttttatataagtttttGAAAAATGTACACTGCCAGTGTACAAAGTAGGATATGGGTTTTAAACaagtcaaatataaaaaaaaaaattcaaaagaaaaaaacaacaacaaagctttctttgagtgaaattgcatcaattattgtGAATCAATGATGTagccaaattaatttttaatagatctcgattagcaattaaaaaaaaatttgtgtgattggaaatattttttttggcgcaactttcatgcttaggCCTATGTATGCTCAGTGCGTTCTTGTGCAATCACTTGGGGGGACCAgtttggagaggggggggggaagctggGAGAATGTTCTCGTGCTACCtttaaaaagcaatttaaaaaaaaaaggttatcgagtctgaattcgaacttaggTCTCGAGCTTTATGTTCTTATAAAACTAGAAGGCATTCTAAGACTATTGGTAGTTTACAATTTTTAGCGAACGACCTAATTCcatacacaaggcttatctaccCTAAGGTTGGTACACTAGctgtagaaaacaaaattaatgaattacgactaattgattgatttttaaatgaagtcatgtgttgtcatcgacaatgaataatagtgcaaagtttcaacttgatccgaaaaccTGAACTAAGCCTTGCTGTAATCCAGTCATCTTTTCATCTTCCTCTCTAGCGACCTTGGAGAAGCATTATGAAGTGCCGAGTCAACTGTTTTCTCCATAGCGTCCTGTTGGTAGTTTGCCAATGAAGAGTATGACAAGTGGTTCACGTGACTGTGAGTGGTCCATTACAAACGTCCAACCAGTGGAGCACATGCAATACAACTTTAGGCTCGCTTTATTGATCATTAGGCCTACCGGTACTAAAAATTCGGTTACACAGCTTTCTAGCGTGCCTATTGAAACAACAAAATTTCATATACCACCAGGAATGTCGccaaaaggagggggggggggggtggttcCCAATCAGGACTCTAGTCCGGGGCAGCAACAAAATGGGGGCCGCTTGACTTATTCATtattgtaagttttttttttagcaagggggggggggcgcttagAGGGGCACACACGTACTCAGTTGTCTGGAGACAAAACATTTCTGGCCTGAAACATCCGAGGAGacttaaaacacatttttatgcTTGGCAGTGGCAGCATTGATGCAGTCTCACATAGAGGTGAAAAGCGTCAGTCACAGCCCCTTTTGATGCTTTGCTCAGCATTGttaatgctgaaaaaaaaaaaaaaggcttgtgTGGGCTTGGTTAGGGGACTAATTGTAATGGCCTTGCAGAAGCGTTTCTATAAAGTAGAAGACCAAGtgaaagcaataaaaaaataatttgggaTGATTGTGGAGAGACAAATGAGAATATTGGAGATAAATATAATACTTTTTTcacaatcttcaaatacaattcAACATAAGGATAGTTATGGAACAGTAGTGTCCTCACACGCCCCAAGGTATTATAAGAATAGCTGTACATGAAAAGCAAatataagttcccctttcagactagctatctatagggcagataatgtaaaggtcatctgtttctatggctaacAGTTAACAATGgcttcatgtggccagcacaacgaccaaccccctttacttttcccaacctaatgccaggtacctattagagttgggtggactcatgggcgccctaaaattcaaaataccagtcttcaccagtattTGAACCCGAGAACCTGAGCATCAGAAGCCAacactttaccattcagccatcaTGCCTCAATGACCAACAAGTCTGTAGGAAACTAAGAAAATAAACATAACACTaggatttgaaaataaataaaagcatttttttttgaagcactGTCAAAAGTCTGCCACAAATCTGTTCAGAGATCATTTCGCTGGGTGTGGTGTGGTGATTGATGTGAACTAGACTAAAGCTGAGTGAAAGgaaagttttaaaagtttaattggCATAGTCTATGCTACATGACATTAAAAGTAGTTGAAACAGCATTCTAATGGGGGACAAAGATACAAATGCTTTTCCATATTTCatgtactttatttttattttataaaaaaaaaaaaaattaggacacaattgaagaaaaatattgaaaggGGTTTGCACCCTTTAATGATTAACAATTAGTTATCGAGAACAATGCAATGACCAACTAATAATAGAGATGTGTGAATTTAGTTTCAATCATAAATTCTGAGCCACTACCTTTGGCTCTGTAGCCAAACAAAGGGTTGTACCTCACTAACctaaataatatttaacaaaacCTTATCTTCTGGTAACTGATTCCTGAACATTTATGAAAGCCATCCTATCTCTGGTGGCACACTGTAGCAAGTTCAAAACAAACCCTAGCTAATattaaataaactatattttgcATACCTTTTCCTTGCCTAGGTTATTtgtcatttaatattttattctatttttaaaatttgtcatTTGTAATATgaccaaaaatatttttcctttttttttgttgttgttatattataaacaagaaaaacattaaaaataactttttttgaaaAGACAATACCTTCTTTAGACAACTTATAGAGCTATTATTTTTCTCttcataactaatgaatgttaggttaaaaaacaatggaacattttttaaccCCTCCCTCCCCTCCTGGCTAagcaaatgtatagatctactacactttataatatttgaatgataagactttagatctagacttagaagacgatgcaaaaaaatattcctgaacattaattttatttaactcttCAAAGAATGcagaaatacccgaagacgtagaGTCCGTTGAAGA is part of the Biomphalaria glabrata chromosome 2, xgBioGlab47.1, whole genome shotgun sequence genome and harbors:
- the LOC106060635 gene encoding dye-decolorizing peroxidase YfeX-like; the encoded protein is MAFIFRTAYRGSGLVRSNFSLLNDIRSFSSKTILGKLRSQPNAAYFQKAAVGFGICGVGVGAAVYLNNNKDTLNQYLKNVLNAFVVSAAAGESGGPCKIKVSKPCAQKKKPCCEYQCNITSPMKTYSLYLWITLEPGADPNAVACSAVRIDEAIEAARNPCGCNEDIVAGVGFGPNLWAQVMGSGCKNFCYRHRKGKNGEMPSTDGDIFVHAKCDSHGQLFEFCKQYMHGFPECSILEFEDVYGFDFKNGRDISGFLDNQTNRCKEDGLREVAIDCESGGSYALAQKWVHDFCVVDDDPCQLEQYIGREMASGNELCNKSCSSHVARMNGSTEMNAPPQFEIVRQSQSYGTFSDKAGMFFLAFCNDPSTFDCLLDRMVGASCDGEHDDVMKMSKNVKGAYWYFPGIKELEQIRQQ